Within the Pengzhenrongella sicca genome, the region TCACCCCCCACCGCGACGCGCAACCGACCGGCACCGGCACCGGTGCGATCGCCAACCCCGAGGAGCTCTGAGTCCACCCGTGAACACCGAAGAACTCCCGATGATCATCTTCACCGTGCTGGCCCAGATGTCCGTGGGCGCGTTCGTCGTGCTCGGCGTCGTGCAGGTCGTCGCCGCACGCCGGTTCGGGGCCGCCGCCGTGGACAAGGTCACCGACCCCGCCCTGTACGCGATCGGGCCCGCGCTCGTGGCGGGCCTGGCCGCGTCGATGCTGCACATGAACGACGTGACGAACACCTTGAACGTGGTCCGCCACCTGGGCACGTCATGGTTGAGCGCGGAGATCGTGTGCGGGATCGCGTTCGCCGGCCTCGGGTTCGTGTTCGCCGCCGCGCAATGGTTCAAGTGGGCCACCCCCACCTGGCGCCGGGTCCTGGCCGCGGTCACCGCCCTGGTCGGGATCGCCCTGGTCGCGTCGATGTCGATGATCTACTACACCCTGGTCACCGTCCCGGCCTGGCACACCTGGGCCACCCCCGTGCAGTTCTTCACCACCACGTTCCTGCTCGGCACCCTCGCCGTCGGCGCCGCCCTGACCGGGACCGTGATGTGGCGCACCCACCACCGCACCACCGCCGACGCCCACGACGCGGCCAGCGCCGGCGCCACCGTCCCCACCACCGACCTGCTCGCGTCCTGCCTGCGCGGCCTGGGCATCGCCGCGGTCGTCCTGCTCGGGGTCGAGTTCCTCATCATCCCCCTGTCGATCACGACCCTGACCGCCACCGGCGGCGTCGCCGCCGAGTCCGCCACCGTGTTCACCGGCGCCTGGTTCATCGCCCGCCTCACCCTCGTCTTCGCCGGCGCCGGGCTGCTCGCCGCGTTCGTCCTGCGCTACGCCACCACCCGCACCAACCCCCGCACCCTCGCCATCCTCACCGCCACCGCATTCGTCCTCGTCCTCGCCAGTGAACTCATCGGCCGCTCCCTGTTCTACGACTCCATGACCCGCATCGGCATGTAAGAAGACCCGCCGCCGAAGACTCGCCGAGTGCGACGCTGCGGCGCCCGCCGCGCCCTGACCAGCGCACTGCGTCACACTCGGCGAAGGCCCCCATCGAAAGGTATGACCATCGCTGACACCGGTTCTCGTCCTCCGAACTCCGGCGCGACCGCGGCTCCGGTGACCGACGCTGCTCCGAGCACCGACCCGCAGGCGCTCGCCGAGACGCTCGACCGCTTCGCCGCCGCGTTCACCGCCCTCGCGGCGCTCCTCGGCGCGGCCCCGAGCGCGGTCGAGCTCGCCCGGGTGCGCGACGCCGACCTGCTGCGCGACTGGCCGCTGGCCGAGGACCCGGACTGCGCGCGTGGCGCGGCGCTGCTGCTCGAGTCCGCGCGCCTCGGCGAGGACGAGACCCAGGTGCGCCGCGACTACAACCGCCTCTTCTACGGGCCCGGCCCGATGATCGCGCCGCCGTATGAGTCGGTGCACCGCTCCGACGAGCACCTCGTGTTCGACCACGAGACCCTCCAGGTGCGCGCGGCCTACGCGAGCTTCGGGCTCGCGGCCCCCCGCCTGCACAAAGAGCCCGACGACCACCTCGCCCTCGAGCTCGGCTTCCTCGGGACGCTGTGCGTGCGCGCGATGGATGCCGTCGACGCCCGCGACGACGCCGAGCTCGCGCGGCTGGTCGCCGGCATCCAGGACTTCCTCGCCGAGCACCTACTGACCTGGGGACCGGGTTGCCTCGAGCAGGCCGCCGCGGGCGCGCAGACGCGCTTCTACGCCGGGGTGGCCGCGCTCGGCGCGGGCACCCTCACTCGGGCCGGCGCGGCGTTCCTGCCCCAGCCATGAGCGCCGGGCCGGGCCTGCGCGGGGTTCAGCACTGGCTCGTCCGCCAGCCCGGCGACGTCCGCCTCGAGCTCGTCTGCGCCGAGCACCCCGACCCGGCGCGCGGGCCTCGCGACCGCACCGTCGTGCGGCTGCCGGCGTGCGCCGGCGAGCTCATCCCCGCCGAGGTCGTCGAGCTCCTCACCCTCGGCGCGCCCGCCGTCACGATCCGGCTGGACGGGTGCGCGTCGCCCGCGGACGCGACCGCGCTGCTCGAGCCGCTCGTCGAGCTGGTGATCGCGGCGGGCTCCACGGGCCTGACCCTGACCGACCCGGCCCCCGCCCCCGCCGGGGCCGAGCGCCGTCGTCGGCCGGTGCTCGACGCGACCGCGCTGCCGATGCCCCGGCGTCAGCTGCTCGGGCTGGGCGGCGCGGCGAGCCACGAGCTCCCGTCCGACCAGGCGTCGCCGCACGAGCGGCTCGTCGCCGCGCTGCGCGCCCTCGCCACCGGGCCGACAGCTCTCGACCAGATTCGCGGCCCCGCACTGCAGCTCACGGCGCGAGGATGCACCGCGTGCGGCGCGTGCGTGCTCGCCTGCCCGACGGACGCCCTGCAACTGCGGCACGGCGCCGCCGGCGAGGAGCTGTCAATCAGCACCCTCCTGCAGGCGCCGAGCCGGTGCGACGGCTGCGCGGCGTGCGTCCAGCTGTGCCCGACCCAGGTCCTGACCGAGGCGGGACGCTGGCCGTGGGCCCGGCTCCTTGCCGACGACGAGGCCGCCGTCGCGACCGTCACGACGACGCGCTGCACCCGGTGCGGCACGAGCTTTCCGGTGACGACGGGCCTGCGGCTGTGCGCCGTGTGCGCCTACCGCCGGCAGAACCCGTTCGGGTCCGCGCCGGCGCCGGGCTCGGGCGCGCCCTAGGGGGCCGTCCGGGCGAGGTACGCGTCGTGGTCCGCGTGGGCCTGGGCGATCATCGCCAACAGCTTCTCCTCGTCCTTGATCTTCGCGCGGAACTTCGGCGCCAGCGCGGCGATCTGGGCCTCCTCGGCGATGAGCTTCGCGTAGGTCTTCTCGCGCTCCGCCGGGTCGGCCTCGAAGTCCAGGTCGAGGTAGTCGATGGCGTGCCGACGTGCCCCGGAGATCGCGGTCTGGGCCGCCCCGCGCGGGCTGACCATCGACGCGATCACGGTGATCACCAGGACCCCGAGGATCACCCCGAGCGACAGCTCGGTGCTGATCTCGACGACGTCGACGTGCTCGCCGCCATTGATGAAGCCGAGGGTGTTCTCGTGCAGCGCGTGCAGCACGAGCTTGACGCCGATGAAGCCGAGGATGATCGCGAGCCCGTACGAGAGGTAGATGAGCCGGTCGAGCAGGCCGTCGATGAGGAAGTAGAGCTGGCGCAGGCCCAGCAGGGAGAACGCCGTCGCGGTGAACACGATGAAGACGTTCTGGGTCAGGCCGAAGATCGCCGGGATGGAGTCGAGCGCGAACAGGACGTCGGTGCCGCCGATCGCCACCATGACGAGAAGCATCGGGGTCATCACCCGGCGGCCGTTCTCGATCGTGAACAGCTTGTCGCCGTCGTACCGGTCCGAGGTGTGGAACAGCTTGCGGGCGAGCCGGATCACGATGTTGTCCGCCGAGTGGCTGTCCTCGCCCTCGGGCTTGAGCAGGTTGCCCGCGGTCACGAGCAGGATCAGGCCGAAGAGGTAGAACACCCACGAGAACCGGTTGATCGCGGCGGCGCCGAGCAGGATGAACGCGCTGCGCGCGATGAGCGAGAACACGATGCCGAACAGCAAGACCTTCTGCTGATCGGGGCGGGGCACGCGGAAGCTCGACATGATGATGAGGAAGACGAAGAGGTTGTCGACCGACAGCGCCTTCTCGGTCACGTACCCGGCGAAGTACTCGGTGCCCATGGTCGACCCGCCGAGCACCCACACGCCGACGCCGAACAGCACGGCGATACCGATGTAGATCGCCGACCAGAAGCTCGCTTCGCGCAAGGTCGGCGTATGCGCCTTGCGGACGTGGAAGAAGAAGTCGAACGCGAGCAGGCCGACGATGCCGGCGATCGTCAGAGCCCAGACGGGTGCAGAAACGTCCACAGGAGGTCACTTTCGGTCGATGCGGCCCATAAGTCTCTCCGCCAGCCCCACCGCTCGGCTGACCGCTGCACCCGGCCGGGCATCGAAGCCCGACGTGTTGACGTGTGCAGCGCGTTGGATACTCCCCTATGCGGCTGCCAGGGTAGCAAGCGGTCGCACGGCGCGCTCCCCGGCCCATGGCTACGATCGGCCGGATGACGGGTTCAGCCACGCGAATCCAGCGGACCTACCTGCTGCTCATGCTCGGCACCACCCTGGCCGCGTCGTTCATTTGGGGCATCAACACGCTGTTCCTGCTGGACGCGGGACTCACGAACGGCGAGGCCTTCGCCGCGAACGCCTTCTTCACCGTGGGCATGGTGATCTTCGAAATCCCCACGGGCGTGATCGCCGACGCGTGGGGACGCCGGATCTCCTTCCTGCTGGGTACCGTGACCCTCGCCGCGACCACCCTCGCGTACTACGTGCTCTGGCAGGGCGGCGCGCCGTTGTGGCAGTGGGCGATCGCCTCGATCCTGCTGGGGCTCGGCTTCACCTTCTTCTCCGGCGCGGTCGACGCCTGGCTGGTCGATGCGCTGCACTTCGCCGGCTACGAGGGCAGCCTCGAGGCCGTCTTCGGCCGGGCGCAGATCGTCGCCGGCGTGGCGACCCTCGCCGGGTCGGTCGCCGGCGGCTACCTCGCGCAGGTCACGAACCTCGGGGTGCCGTACCTGGTGCGCACGGGCGTGCTGGCCGTCATGTTCGTCGTGGCCTTCGTCGCCATGCACGACCTGGGGTACACCCGTCCTCCGCGCGAACGGCCGCTCCGAGCAGTTCGGGCGATCCTCGACGCCTCGCTCGAGCACGGGCTGCGCCGTCGCCCCGTGCGGTGGCTCATGCTCGCGTCCCCGTTCATCTCCGGCGTCAGCATCTACGCGTTCTACGCGATGCAGCCGTACCTGCTTGGGCTCTACGGCGACGAGGGCGCGTACGGCGTCGCGGGGCTGGCCGCGGCCATCTTCGCGGGCGCGCAGGTGCTCGGCGGCACGCTCGCGCCGCGCGTGCGGAGGCTGACTCGCCGGCGGACCTCCGCGCTGATCGCGGGGACGGCGGTCGGCGCCGGGAGCCTCGTCGCCCTCGGCGTGATCGACACGTTCTGGATCGCCCTCGCCCTGCTCGCGGTCTGGGGCATCGCGGCGGCCGCGATCATGCCGATCCACCAGGCGTACCTCAACGACCTCATCCCGCCGGCGCAGCGAGCGACCGTGCTCTCGTTCGACTCGCTGCTGGGCAGCGCCGGGGGTGTCGTCATCCAGCCGGTGCTCGGCCGCACGGCGGACGTGTACGGCTACGGCTTCTCGTACGTCGTCGGAGCCGGGCTGCAGCTCGTGGCGCTGCCGTTCCTGTGGCTCAGCCGCCGCGAGCGCTCCCCCGCCGATATCCGCGACGCCGACTAGATGACTGGTTCGAAGGAGTGCTGCGCGGCTCGGCTCCGGGGCGGGGTGGGGTGCGTGTGGGTGGTCCGTCCTAGTCTGTACACATGTTCGAACCGAGCGATGACGAGGTGACGGGGGCCCTGGCGGGGGGCGGCCCGGCGGGCGTGGGCACGCCGTCGACGGGCGTCACATCGGCGGGCGTCACCGCCTCGGGTGCTGGCGGGCTGCCAATGTCGGTGGATGTGGCGTTCGGGGTGTTGCTTGGGCGGGTGTTTGCGGAGGCGGGGGCGGCGTTGGCGCAGGCCGCGGCGGCGGGGTCGTGCATTGCGGGGCCGATCGATCAGGTCGCGTTGTCCGCCGCGTTGATGGACCAGGCGCCGGGCTCGCCGCTGGTCGAGCTGCTTGAGGGTCTTTGCCCGGGGGATGTGCATGATGCGGTGTTGATCGAGGCGATCGCCGCCTGGGAGCGCGTCACCTCGCTGGCTGCGGCGCGGCAGGGCGAGATGATCGCCGAGCTCGCCCGCCGCCGCGACGCGCAGCGGTTGGGTGAGTTCGTGGGTGATGAGGTCGCGTCGGTGCTGGTGATGACCCGGTCGGTGGCGGAGGCAAAGGTCAGCCTCGGGACGTCGCTGGCGGCGTGGCCCGCGGTGAATGAGGCGCTCGCATCTGGGGTGATTGATCACCGCAAGGCCACCGCCCTGGTCGACGGCGTCGGGCACCTCGACGACGACGCGGCCGCCGCGGTCCTGGACGCGGTGCTGCCGGTCGCGCCGGGGTTGACGGTGCCGGCGTTGAAGGCGCGCCTGCGCAAGGTCGAGCTCACCGTGAACCCGGCCGCCGTCGCCCAGCGGCGCGCCCGCGACGCCGCCGACAGGAATGTGCGGGTCAGCCCGGCGCCGGGGGTGATGGCGTGGTTGACCGCGTACCTACCCGCCAAGGACGCGATGACGATCTACACCGCGATCGACGCCATCGCCGCCTCCGCCGACCCCGCCGACCCGCGCGGTGTGGCGGCGCGGCGCGCGGACGCCCTGACCGACCTCTGCACCGACATCCTCGACAACGGCATCGCCCCCACCACCGCACTACCCGGCACAGCGGGACCGGGTCCCGGGACAGCGGGTCAGGCCGGCGGGACTCCGAAGGCCGGCGGGGTCTTGAAGACCGAGCACGGGCGTCGACCGCACCTGCAGGTGACCGCCGCCGCGACCACGTTGCTGGGGTTGGATGAGGTGCCCGGGGAGCTGGCCGGGTACGGGCCGATCCCGGCGGATCTGGTGCGGGCGATCGCGGCGGACGCGACGTGGCGGCGGATCTTCACCGACCCCGCCACCGGGTGCGTGACCGGGATCGGGCCGCGCGGGTACCGCCCCGGCGCCGACCTGACCGGCACAATCCTGGCGCGGGACAAGACCTGCACGTTCGTGGGGTGCCGGATGCCCGCGTGGCGATGCGACCTGGACCACCGCGACCCCTACGACCACGACCACCCCGACCTCGGCGGGCAAACCTGTCCGGAGAACCTGCACTCGTTGTGTCGTCATCATCATCGGGCCAAGACCTACGGCGGCTGGCACCCCGACCTCGACACCTCCACCGGCGACACCTGGTGGACCTCACCGACCAAGCACCGCTACAAGCGGCCCTCCGTCGACGTCAACCCCGAACCCCCGCCACCCGACCGGCCCTGGCTCCACACGCCCCAGCCCGACGACCCACCCTTCTGAACCGCGCTCCAGCGCTACGTCGTTCCAGCGCGACACCGTTTCAGCGCGACGCCGGCCCGACCCGCTGCTGAGCGGGTCGGGCCGGCGCTGCGGTTTCGGCGCGCGGCTACGCGTCGCCGGGTCGGCGCGGGTACTACGCGTCGCGGCGCTTGATCAGCACGGCGGCGGCTCCGAGCAGGACGACGATCCACGCGACGAGCACGGCCGCCCCGCCGCCCGTCGAGAGCAGCCCGTCGGTCGGCACGACCGACGTGAACGCCGCCCCCGCGTTCGAGGGCAGGTACGGCAGGATCGAGTCCTCCCAGCTGGACGGAAGGACGAGGCCAAGCAGGCTCGGCGCGAGCAGGAGCAGCACGAACAGCGCACCGATCGCGCCGGCCGCGTTGCGCAGCAGCGCCCCGAGCGCCACCCCGAGCAGCGCCACGGCGGCGAGGTAGGCGCCCGTGCCGAGCACGGCCTGCGCGACGCCGTCGTCGGAGAACGAGACGTTCGCGCCGTCGCCGAGGATGGCCTGCCCGAGGAAGAACGCGATGAGCACCGAGGGCACCGACACGACGAGGCTCACCAGGCCGATGACCGCGGCCTTGCCCCAGAGCACCGGCAGGCGGCGCGGGACGGCCGCGAGCGTAGCCCGGATCATCCCGCTCGAGTACTCCCCCGAGATCACCAGGATACCGAGGATGCCGAGGATGATCTGCGCGAGACTCGCGCCCGCGAGGCTCAGGCTCGTCGGGTCGCTGGCCATCTGTCCGCCACCACCGCCGCCGCCGGGAGGGCCGGCGACGTCACCCGAGGTGACGGCCGTCGCGAGCACCGCGAAGCCGACGATGACCACGACGGCGGCCAGGATCGTGATCCAGGACGACTTCAAGCTCGCGAACTTCGACCACTCCGAGCGCGCGACGCGCCACCCGGTCACCTTGAGCCGGGCGACGTCCGCGCGGGAGCGGAGACCGGTGACGGGCGGCGACGCGACGGTCGTTGGCGTGGTCTCGGTGGAAACGGTCGTGGTCATCGGGACACCTCTTCCAGGTGGCGGGTCGCGTCGGTCTGCCCGTACTCGACGCTGTCGTGGGTGAGCTTCATGAAGGCCTCCTCGAGGGAGACCTCGGTGGGGATGAGCGCGTGCACCGGCAGGCCGGCCGCGAGCGCCCGGTCCCCGATCTCGGCGGCGGCGAGGCCCGTGACCCGCAGGTCGCCGGGCTCCGCGCCGGTCTCGACGGTCACGCCGTCGTCGAGCAGGAGTCGGGCGAGGTCGCCGGCCCGCGGGCTGCGCACCTGCACGACGACGCCCGACGCGACGCGCCGCATCTCGGCGACCGACGTGTCCGCGATGAGTTGCCCGCGGCCGACCACGACGAGGTGCTCGGCCACGAGCGCGATCTCGGAGATCAGGTGCGAGGAGATGAACACCGTCCGGCCCTCGTCCGCGAGCGACGTGAGCAGGTTGCGGATCCACACGATGCCCTCGGGGTCGAGCCCGTTCACGGGTTCGTCGAGGATGACGACCTCGGGGTCGCCCAGCAGCGCCGCGGCGATCCCGAGCCGCTGACCCATGCCGAGCGAGAACGCCCCCGCGCGCTTGCGTCCCACGGTCGAGAGCCCGACGAGATCGAGCACCTCGCTCACGCGCCGGCGCGGGATGCCCGTCGTAGTCGCGAGGGCGAGCAGGTGGTTGTACGCCGAGCGCCCCGGGTGGATCGCCCGCGCCTCGAGGAGCGCGCCGACCTCGTGCAGCGGCGCGACGTGGTCGGCGTACGGCTTCCCGTTGACCTGCACCGACCCGAGGGTCGGGCGGTCGAGCCCGACGATCATCCGCATGGTGGTCGACTTGCCGGCGCCGTTCGGCCCGAGGAAGCCGGTGACGACCCCCGGGTTCACGGTGAAGCTCAGGTCGTTCACGGCGGTTTTCGTGCCGTAGGTCTTCGTGACGTGCTCGACGACGATCATCGACATCCTCCGCTGGCTCGGGGTGATCTGCTCATGGGATCAACCCTGCCCGGGGCGGCGAGCGACGGCGTCCCCCCGCTGCGGTGTCTTCGGCGTCGCCGCGCCTACCGCCGCGGCGGTACCGCGCCCGTCGGCTACCGCCGGGGCAGCAGCCCGCTCTCGTACGCGATCACCACGAGCTGTGCGCGGTCGTGCGCGTCCAGCTTCATCATCGCGCGGTTGACGTGGGTCTTGACGGTGTGCGGCGAGATGAAGAGCCCGACGGCGATCTCGTCGTTCGACAGCCCCTCGCCGACCAGCATGAGCACCTCGCGCTCGCGCTCGGTCAGACCCTCGACTCCGGCACCAAGGGCGCCGGGCGAGCCGAGCTCGGCGGGGCCTGCGGTCGCGTCCGTCGGCACGGCGACTCGCTCGCCGAGGAACCGCTCGATCAGCGTGCGGGTCGCGAGCGGCGACAGCAGCGCGTCCCCGCGGGCGACCACGTGCACGGCGTCGATGATCGCCTCAGGCTCGGCGCCCTTGCCCAGGAAGCCGCTGGCGCCCGCGCGCAGCGCCGCCACGACGTGCTCGTCGGTCTCGAACGTGGTCAGCACGAGCACGTGCACGCCGCTGAGCAGCGGGTCCCGGCAGATCTCCGCGGTCGCCTCGATCCCGTCGAGGTCCGGCATCCGGATGTCCATGAGCACCACGTCAGGGGTGTGCGCACGCGCGAGCCGCACCGCGTCCCGACCCGAGACGGCCTCGCCGACGACGCTCAGGTCGTCCTCGAGGTCGAGGATCCCCCGCAGGCCGGCGCGGATCAGCGGCTGATCGTCGGCGATCAGGACCCGGATCATCGGCCGGCCTCGTCGGCACCGCGGGGCCGGTACGGCACGACGGCGACGAGCCGGAACGCGCCGCCGGGGTCCAGGCGCGCCGTGAGCGAGCCCCCGGCGCCCGCGACCCGCTCCCGCATGCCGACCAGGCCCTGGCCCACCCGGCGGGCGGGGCCTCCGGGCGGGCTCGCCGACCCGGCCGAACCGGCCGGCTCCGCCCGCGCGAGGTTGATCACCGCGATCGTGACGGCGTCGGCGCCGTAGGTGAGGCTGAGGTCGGCGTGGCCGCCGGCTCCGTGCTTCGAGGCGTTCGTCAGGGACTCCTGGATGATCCGGTAGACCGCCAGGTCGCACGCACGGTCCATCTCGCGCGGGCGCCCGGTCGCGGAGACGCCGACGACGAGCCCGGCGGCGCCGAACGTCGCGATGAGGTCGTCGAGCTGCGCGAGCCCGGGCAGCGGGTCGGTGCCGGGGCCAGCGACGTCGTCGGAGCGCAGGACCCGAAGCACCGTCCCGAGCTCGTCGAGCACCGTGCGGGCCGCGTCCTGGACGTGCCCGAGCGACGTGTCGACAACGACGGCGTCCCGTCCCTGCGCGCGTCGCGCGAGACCCGCGTGCACGTTGATGACCGCGATGTGGTGCGCGACGACGTCGTGCAGCTCGCGCGCGATACGCACGCGCTCCTCCGCGACGCGGGCCCGGGCCTCCTGCTCGCCGCTCTCCTCGGCCCGGCGGGCCCGCTCGCCGAGCGCGTTGACGTACGCGCGCTGCATGCGCACGCCGTCCCCGAAGGCGAGCGCGAGCGCGGTCCACACCGCGACGATCACGGTGCGCGGTTCCGTGATCGGCCCCGTCGTGTCCGCCCAGACGACGATGAGCAGCACGAGGGCCGTGATCACCCCGGCGGGCACGCAGATCCGGCGCGGGCGGCGCAGCGCGAGGTTGAAGAGCGCGAGCTCGCACGCGACGGCCAGCACCGCGTTCACCGGTTCGAGCGCCTGCGCCACGACGAACCCCGCAAGCGACACCGCAAGCGCCGCCTCCGGCCACCGGTAGCCCAGGGACAGGGCGATCCCGACCACGACGGAGATTGCGATGGTCGCGACCCCGGGGCCCGTCGCGTCGCCCGCGAGCGGGCGGGCGAGCACGAGCGTCGGCACCAGGAGGCCCAGCACGATGCGCCCCGCGAGACGGACGCCGCGGGGTGGCCCGGGCGCGGTGGCCCACGGGTCGACGGCGTCGGCCACGTTCGGTCTGCCCAGCACCGGGCGCCCGGGCCTACGCCACGACCAGCTGCGTCGATTCGGGGTCGATGCCCAGCCACCAGGTGGAGTCCGCGGCCCAGGCCCGGCGCTCCACGAAGCCCAGCCACTGCGCCGCGGCGCGTTCGGGCACGGTGTCGGCGAGCACGACGATCGGACCGGGGGCCTCGGCGGCGTGCGCGCGCGCCCAGCGCAGCGCGGCGGACAGCAGAGCCGGGTCGCCTTCCTCGTTCAGGGCGGCCTTGGATATCTCGGCCAGTGCCCATCCCGGGGCGACGGCGCGCAGCTCGCCGAGCAGGTCGCCCACCATCGCGGCGGCCGGCCCGGCCGGCGGGCCCGCGAGCGCGTCCCGCTCCGGCACCGCCCCGGGGGCGCCGAGCAGCGAGAGCTGGGGCACCCCGTGCCGGTGCGCCGGCTGCTCGCGCGTCAGCTTGTGGGCCGGCACCGCGGCGACGGCGCGGGCGATGGTGCCGTCAGGCCCGTTCTGCACCCACAGCGAGCCGTGCTCGAACGCGAGGTGGGTCAGCACTAGGCGGGTGGCGCGCGCGAGCATCTCGGGCTCGATGTCCTGGGGCGCCGGACCCTCCTGGGTGATCCGGGCGATCGCGGGGATGTCCGCGAGGCCGGCCTGCCGGATGGAGGCGCGCTCGGACAGGACAGTGACGTCGTCGTCGGCGCCAGCGCCGGGACGAGCGAAGATCGAGGTGGACATGCCCCTACTCTCTCCCGCGCCTGGGTGAAAGTCATCGTCCACACGCGGTGGCGACCTACCGCGGGCACGGTATGCCCCACCCGGCCCGGAAGGCTCGACGACTGCGTATCTGGCCGCGGCCGCGGCGCACCTTCCGTGATCACCCAGCGTCGGGCGTCAGGAGCCAGCCATGAGCTACGAGGGCAACGGCCGGCTTCCGGTCATCTACGTGCGCGGCTTCGCCGGCAACGCGGGGGGCATCAACTCCGCCGTGGATGACCCGTTCTACGGGTTCAACGAGGGTTCGGTCCAGGTCCGCGTGGACGGCGCCAACCGGCCCGCCTTCCACCAGTTCGAGAGCCCGCTGCTGCGCCTGATGATCGACGAGGGCTACGAGCTCCTGGTGCACGGCGACCAGGCCGCCTACCTGCGCGCGCAGGAGACGGGTACGGTGCCCGCCGCGACGCTGTGGGTGCACCGGTTCTACGACGAGTTCGCGTCGATCCTGACGAAGGACCCGGGCACCTTCTCCATCGAGAGGGCCGCGACGAGCCTGCTCGACCTGGTCCAGCTCGTGCGGGCCAAGACGGGCGCGCCGCGTGTGTTCCTGGTCGCCCACTCGATGGGCGGGCTCATCGTCCGGTCCCTGCTGCAGCGCGTGCTCCCGGACGATCCGGAGCTCGGGGGACGGCTCGACGCGGGCACCGCGCTGGTCGACCGCGTGTTCACCTACGCCTCCCCGCACGGCGGCATCGAGTTCGTCGGCTTCGGCCTGCTCGAACGCATCCGGGACCTCACCGGCATCTTCGGGGCCGACATCTTTGGGCCCGACCGCATGCACGAGTACCTCACCCCGACGCGGGTCGAAGGCGCCCCGCCGCGCAAGGACTTCGTCGGGACCCAGCTGCCCGCGGGCGGCTTCCCGCTGGACCGGTTCTTCTGCCTCGTCGGCACGAACGCGCAGGACTACACCACGGCCCTGGGGCTGTCGACGCAGGCCGTCGGCACGCGCAGCGACGGCCTCGTTCGGGTCGAGAACGCCTACCTCGAGGGCGCGCCGCGCTCGCTCGTGCACCGCAGCCACAGCGGCCGGTACGGCATCGTGAACTCGGAGGAGGGCTACCAGAACCTGCGCCGCTTCCTGTTTGGCGACCTGGCGATCACCGCGAACCTCGTGAACCTCCGCCTGCCGGGCAACGACTCGGACGACACGGCGTGGCAGCTCGAGACCGCCCTGTCGATCCGCGGGCTGCCGGTGGTGCTGCACGAGCAGAGCGCGGCCCACCTGTGCCCGATCCAGATCGAACGCCGCGGCGCACAGGACGCGACGGACACGCCCGTGCCGCTGGTCACGACGTTCCTGTCCGCGTCCGCGACCCGCCCCACGTCCACGATGCGGCACGTGCTGCGACTGAAGCTCATCTCGCTGCGCGAGCGCGGCGGCCTGCTGTCGTTCCTCGATC harbors:
- a CDS encoding dimethyl sulfoxide reductase anchor subunit family protein, with translation MNTEELPMIIFTVLAQMSVGAFVVLGVVQVVAARRFGAAAVDKVTDPALYAIGPALVAGLAASMLHMNDVTNTLNVVRHLGTSWLSAEIVCGIAFAGLGFVFAAAQWFKWATPTWRRVLAAVTALVGIALVASMSMIYYTLVTVPAWHTWATPVQFFTTTFLLGTLAVGAALTGTVMWRTHHRTTADAHDAASAGATVPTTDLLASCLRGLGIAAVVLLGVEFLIIPLSITTLTATGGVAAESATVFTGAWFIARLTLVFAGAGLLAAFVLRYATTRTNPRTLAILTATAFVLVLASELIGRSLFYDSMTRIGM
- a CDS encoding TorD/DmsD family molecular chaperone, which encodes MTDAAPSTDPQALAETLDRFAAAFTALAALLGAAPSAVELARVRDADLLRDWPLAEDPDCARGAALLLESARLGEDETQVRRDYNRLFYGPGPMIAPPYESVHRSDEHLVFDHETLQVRAAYASFGLAAPRLHKEPDDHLALELGFLGTLCVRAMDAVDARDDAELARLVAGIQDFLAEHLLTWGPGCLEQAAAGAQTRFYAGVAALGAGTLTRAGAAFLPQP
- a CDS encoding ATP-binding protein; protein product: MSAGPGLRGVQHWLVRQPGDVRLELVCAEHPDPARGPRDRTVVRLPACAGELIPAEVVELLTLGAPAVTIRLDGCASPADATALLEPLVELVIAAGSTGLTLTDPAPAPAGAERRRRPVLDATALPMPRRQLLGLGGAASHELPSDQASPHERLVAALRALATGPTALDQIRGPALQLTARGCTACGACVLACPTDALQLRHGAAGEELSISTLLQAPSRCDGCAACVQLCPTQVLTEAGRWPWARLLADDEAAVATVTTTRCTRCGTSFPVTTGLRLCAVCAYRRQNPFGSAPAPGSGAP
- a CDS encoding TerC family protein — protein: MDVSAPVWALTIAGIVGLLAFDFFFHVRKAHTPTLREASFWSAIYIGIAVLFGVGVWVLGGSTMGTEYFAGYVTEKALSVDNLFVFLIIMSSFRVPRPDQQKVLLFGIVFSLIARSAFILLGAAAINRFSWVFYLFGLILLVTAGNLLKPEGEDSHSADNIVIRLARKLFHTSDRYDGDKLFTIENGRRVMTPMLLVMVAIGGTDVLFALDSIPAIFGLTQNVFIVFTATAFSLLGLRQLYFLIDGLLDRLIYLSYGLAIILGFIGVKLVLHALHENTLGFINGGEHVDVVEISTELSLGVILGVLVITVIASMVSPRGAAQTAISGARRHAIDYLDLDFEADPAEREKTYAKLIAEEAQIAALAPKFRAKIKDEEKLLAMIAQAHADHDAYLARTAP
- a CDS encoding MFS transporter; the protein is MTGSATRIQRTYLLLMLGTTLAASFIWGINTLFLLDAGLTNGEAFAANAFFTVGMVIFEIPTGVIADAWGRRISFLLGTVTLAATTLAYYVLWQGGAPLWQWAIASILLGLGFTFFSGAVDAWLVDALHFAGYEGSLEAVFGRAQIVAGVATLAGSVAGGYLAQVTNLGVPYLVRTGVLAVMFVVAFVAMHDLGYTRPPRERPLRAVRAILDASLEHGLRRRPVRWLMLASPFISGVSIYAFYAMQPYLLGLYGDEGAYGVAGLAAAIFAGAQVLGGTLAPRVRRLTRRRTSALIAGTAVGAGSLVALGVIDTFWIALALLAVWGIAAAAIMPIHQAYLNDLIPPAQRATVLSFDSLLGSAGGVVIQPVLGRTADVYGYGFSYVVGAGLQLVALPFLWLSRRERSPADIRDAD
- a CDS encoding HNH endonuclease signature motif containing protein; protein product: MFEPSDDEVTGALAGGGPAGVGTPSTGVTSAGVTASGAGGLPMSVDVAFGVLLGRVFAEAGAALAQAAAAGSCIAGPIDQVALSAALMDQAPGSPLVELLEGLCPGDVHDAVLIEAIAAWERVTSLAAARQGEMIAELARRRDAQRLGEFVGDEVASVLVMTRSVAEAKVSLGTSLAAWPAVNEALASGVIDHRKATALVDGVGHLDDDAAAAVLDAVLPVAPGLTVPALKARLRKVELTVNPAAVAQRRARDAADRNVRVSPAPGVMAWLTAYLPAKDAMTIYTAIDAIAASADPADPRGVAARRADALTDLCTDILDNGIAPTTALPGTAGPGPGTAGQAGGTPKAGGVLKTEHGRRPHLQVTAAATTLLGLDEVPGELAGYGPIPADLVRAIAADATWRRIFTDPATGCVTGIGPRGYRPGADLTGTILARDKTCTFVGCRMPAWRCDLDHRDPYDHDHPDLGGQTCPENLHSLCRHHHRAKTYGGWHPDLDTSTGDTWWTSPTKHRYKRPSVDVNPEPPPPDRPWLHTPQPDDPPF
- a CDS encoding ABC transporter permease subunit, which produces MTTTVSTETTPTTVASPPVTGLRSRADVARLKVTGWRVARSEWSKFASLKSSWITILAAVVVIVGFAVLATAVTSGDVAGPPGGGGGGGQMASDPTSLSLAGASLAQIILGILGILVISGEYSSGMIRATLAAVPRRLPVLWGKAAVIGLVSLVVSVPSVLIAFFLGQAILGDGANVSFSDDGVAQAVLGTGAYLAAVALLGVALGALLRNAAGAIGALFVLLLLAPSLLGLVLPSSWEDSILPYLPSNAGAAFTSVVPTDGLLSTGGGAAVLVAWIVVLLGAAAVLIKRRDA